Proteins co-encoded in one Leptospira dzoumogneensis genomic window:
- a CDS encoding protein meaA, whose translation MEKKDHILYDKTGNPSKEPAWIFRTYAGHTNAKESNELFRKNLAKGQTGLSIAFDLPTQCGYSSDHAIARPEIGKVGVPINTLEDFRILFDQIPIEEMNTSMTINGTSMWLLSLYVALAEERGEDVSKLQGTTQNDIIKEYLARGTYIFPPEHSIRIIVDMYEYCLKRIPKWNPSNICSYHLQEAGATPVQELAFALATGMAILDAVKERNCFTHEEFEQCVGRISFFVNAGIRFIEEMCKMRAFSDMWEEITKGIYQVKSEKYRRFRYGVQVNSLGLTEEQPENNAWRILIEALGVTLSRDARCRALQLPAWNEALSLPRPWDQQWSLRLQQVLAYETDLLEYPDLFEGSRVVESKVKDLIENANKEIQKIKEMGGAIKAIENGYMKAQLVKSQAERLAKINNDELIIVGKNKWKEGIPSPLTNDPDGGIFKVDPKSAEQTLKVLSDVKARRDAKKVAESLARLEDDAKNGKNLMFASVECAKALVTTGEWADTLRKIFGEYRPSTGVEGQKLNLESDKVSNVRNKVEKFQKATGARPKIVVGKPGLDGHSNGAEMIAVSAKHAGFDVIYSGIRLTPEEIVQSAVEENANVIGVSILSGSHVELAEQIFAELKHYKADIPVVFGGIIPQPDFEKLHSIGVKAIFTPKDYDLMDVMDRIIDIVTEKIPASV comes from the coding sequence ATGGAAAAAAAAGACCATATCCTTTACGATAAGACCGGAAATCCCAGCAAAGAGCCGGCTTGGATTTTCAGAACTTACGCGGGTCATACAAACGCAAAGGAGTCCAACGAACTCTTTAGAAAAAACCTGGCAAAGGGTCAAACAGGCCTTTCCATCGCCTTTGATCTTCCCACACAATGCGGTTATAGCTCAGATCACGCAATCGCAAGACCGGAAATCGGAAAAGTAGGAGTTCCAATCAACACATTGGAGGACTTCCGGATCCTATTCGATCAGATCCCGATCGAAGAAATGAACACTTCCATGACCATCAACGGGACATCCATGTGGCTTCTTTCCCTTTATGTGGCGTTAGCCGAAGAAAGAGGAGAAGACGTTTCCAAGCTACAAGGAACCACTCAAAACGACATAATCAAAGAATATCTGGCTCGCGGGACCTACATTTTCCCTCCGGAACATTCCATCCGTATCATCGTGGACATGTACGAATATTGTTTGAAAAGAATTCCGAAATGGAACCCATCCAATATTTGTTCTTACCATTTGCAAGAAGCGGGAGCAACTCCTGTGCAAGAACTGGCATTCGCACTCGCAACAGGAATGGCAATCCTAGACGCAGTGAAAGAAAGGAACTGTTTCACTCACGAAGAATTCGAGCAATGCGTCGGTAGGATCTCCTTCTTCGTAAACGCAGGTATCAGATTCATCGAAGAAATGTGTAAGATGCGCGCATTCTCCGATATGTGGGAAGAGATCACAAAAGGAATTTATCAAGTAAAAAGTGAGAAGTACCGCAGATTTCGCTACGGAGTCCAAGTAAACTCACTCGGATTAACGGAAGAACAACCTGAAAACAACGCATGGAGAATTTTGATCGAAGCTTTAGGAGTTACCTTAAGCAGAGACGCAAGATGCCGCGCACTCCAACTTCCTGCATGGAACGAGGCACTTTCACTTCCTCGTCCTTGGGACCAGCAATGGTCACTTCGTTTACAACAAGTACTTGCATATGAAACGGATCTTCTCGAATATCCGGATCTATTCGAAGGTTCCAGAGTCGTGGAAAGTAAAGTAAAAGATCTGATCGAGAACGCAAATAAAGAGATCCAAAAGATCAAAGAAATGGGCGGAGCAATCAAAGCGATCGAGAACGGGTACATGAAAGCCCAGCTCGTAAAATCCCAAGCGGAAAGACTCGCAAAGATCAATAACGACGAACTTATCATCGTAGGAAAGAACAAATGGAAAGAAGGGATCCCCTCCCCTCTTACCAACGATCCTGACGGAGGGATTTTCAAAGTAGATCCTAAATCCGCAGAACAAACTCTCAAAGTACTCTCCGATGTAAAAGCAAGAAGAGATGCGAAGAAGGTTGCGGAATCTCTAGCAAGATTAGAAGACGATGCTAAAAACGGAAAGAACCTAATGTTCGCTTCCGTAGAATGTGCTAAGGCTCTTGTGACTACTGGAGAATGGGCGGATACACTCAGAAAAATATTCGGAGAATATCGTCCATCCACCGGAGTAGAAGGACAAAAACTCAATTTGGAATCCGACAAAGTATCCAATGTCAGGAACAAAGTGGAGAAGTTCCAAAAAGCAACCGGAGCAAGACCTAAGATCGTAGTAGGCAAACCCGGGTTAGACGGCCATTCCAACGGTGCAGAAATGATCGCGGTATCCGCAAAACATGCGGGATTCGACGTGATCTATTCAGGCATCAGATTAACTCCGGAAGAAATCGTACAATCCGCAGTCGAAGAAAACGCAAATGTGATCGGAGTATCCATACTTTCCGGATCTCATGTGGAACTTGCAGAACAAATATTCGCAGAATTAAAACATTATAAAGCGGATATACCTGTGGTCTTCGGAGGGATTATTCCTCAACCTGATTTCGAAAAATTACATTCCATCGGAGTGAAGGCAATCTTCACTCCTAAAGATTATGATCTGATGGATGTAATGGATCGTATCATAGACATCGTAACCGAGAAAATTCCAGCTTCCGTTTAA
- a CDS encoding protein kinase, with protein sequence MTVRFAEKELKELIQEASQGEKYPLAKLISELEKPDSFEFRKVLFKELENSGFNGNRSVTIGFTGTPGAGKSSLLGEISTNFLQTVPDKKMAVVAIDPSSHISGGSLLGDRTRLSLPVREKRIFFRSQPSQLELGGLNPYTYHVIRLLRCFFDFIFVETVGIGQNEIEVSKLADISFLVMVPLGGDQIQFMKSGIMEVPDAFILNKCDEENLARASYHTLSTTLEFLRDIVPGGSIPPIFLTSVKTKKGIQELLDFILKSKPHTKRSTETKVQIEKWIKTEYGNFGLKALSQTHFDPNGSFEEVETSAKTEIEKRYK encoded by the coding sequence ATGACCGTACGGTTTGCAGAAAAGGAACTCAAAGAACTGATCCAAGAAGCTTCTCAAGGGGAAAAATATCCTCTTGCGAAGCTGATCAGCGAACTGGAAAAACCGGATTCATTCGAATTTCGTAAAGTTCTATTCAAAGAATTAGAGAACTCAGGCTTTAACGGAAATAGATCCGTAACCATAGGGTTTACTGGAACTCCTGGAGCAGGAAAGTCCTCTCTATTAGGAGAGATCTCCACCAACTTCTTACAAACGGTCCCGGACAAAAAAATGGCAGTAGTCGCCATAGATCCATCTTCTCATATCAGTGGAGGTTCTTTACTTGGGGATAGAACCAGGCTTTCTCTACCGGTAAGAGAGAAGAGGATTTTTTTCAGATCCCAACCCAGCCAATTGGAATTGGGAGGTTTAAATCCTTATACCTATCATGTGATCCGATTGCTTCGTTGTTTTTTCGATTTTATATTCGTGGAAACAGTAGGGATCGGCCAAAACGAGATAGAAGTCTCCAAATTGGCGGATATTTCCTTCTTGGTCATGGTTCCTTTGGGAGGAGACCAGATCCAATTCATGAAAAGCGGGATCATGGAAGTCCCGGATGCATTCATATTAAACAAATGTGATGAAGAAAATCTTGCCAGAGCAAGTTATCATACTCTTTCCACTACTCTTGAGTTTTTACGTGATATTGTCCCAGGTGGGAGTATTCCACCCATTTTTCTGACCAGTGTAAAAACTAAAAAAGGGATCCAAGAACTTTTAGATTTTATTTTGAAAAGTAAACCTCATACTAAAAGATCTACGGAAACTAAAGTCCAGATCGAAAAATGGATCAAGACCGAGTATGGGAATTTCGGATTGAAGGCCCTATCTCAAACTCATTTCGACCCCAATGGCTCTTTCGAAGAAGTAGAAACTTCTGCTAAAACCGAAATCGAAAAAAGATATAAATAA
- a CDS encoding dolichyl-phosphate-mannose--protein mannosyltransferase produces MLAIFNSLFIGIVFISSSFTNQILSGFSRHLAWVGFGLGIGFLSYFFHKNRWKDQSIKDLISQVIISALTGIYIALYFFSPTVYGTLFKNFKTFYILILLSVSIGVSYNKTKKVRDIWKNFSKLGPLTLFLLLFTIPTSVTRLYSSEDSHGTKLIPFSLEKDGNLDLSEFFINLPVIPASEWTPDKEVLDVPSQLPSGDYIEHPFFLTVYDGKLLSAFPLLPGLYNSIVYFSLKLIGVEIRTPDTINLSSSGPKMHAIEDFIYLEKFSSSFLFVITSILLFKAISKTASARTSLLITLLYSFGTTHFSNTSQTLWQHGFVEFLTVASIFLFLSKDIFAPAKTFLLGMILGSFFFVRPPSIIIAGLFGPVFFWRLRHLYIKEKIKLLIISATGILIPLCSLGLLNYLEYGHIMGGYYLMEKSFALSGMPNRFIGDLWEGVGGLLISPGFGLFVFSPIVLLSFLGFFLIRKKIGFLILPTILSTLVYLYIYGKHFIWWGGVSYATRFLSDLMPFFAVLLLPAVTISYKRTLLKVLLILFSIISIWAHTSAMYSDAPFIEWQACKRLPIREKAWRWERVPYTMPFKSYYPYITGKLDIEMIHECQLGAAAGSIENRTAFKFNNNSVLLGTEKIVPDINTYFRSGHYCAKIFSETENGQNFSGETLQILITQKDKIFLSQSLDPEFFKNNKSEIEFDITKSGKTKISILKKGEKPVIFAGLTLIKGNCE; encoded by the coding sequence ATGCTAGCAATTTTCAATTCCCTGTTTATCGGCATCGTATTCATTTCATCTTCTTTCACAAATCAGATCCTTTCCGGTTTTTCTAGGCACTTGGCTTGGGTAGGTTTTGGGTTAGGAATCGGTTTTTTGTCCTACTTTTTCCATAAGAACAGATGGAAAGACCAATCTATCAAAGATTTAATATCCCAGGTGATCATTTCCGCGTTAACCGGAATATACATTGCACTTTATTTTTTCTCGCCAACAGTCTATGGGACTTTGTTCAAAAACTTTAAAACTTTCTACATTCTCATTTTACTTTCTGTTTCTATTGGAGTTTCCTATAACAAAACAAAAAAGGTCAGGGATATCTGGAAAAACTTTTCCAAGTTAGGGCCTTTAACTTTATTCTTATTACTATTTACTATCCCAACTTCAGTAACTAGACTTTATTCGAGTGAAGACTCTCACGGAACTAAATTAATCCCCTTCAGTTTGGAAAAAGACGGAAATCTGGATCTTTCAGAATTTTTCATAAACCTCCCCGTCATTCCAGCGTCCGAGTGGACCCCGGACAAAGAAGTCTTAGATGTACCTTCTCAACTGCCCTCCGGTGATTATATAGAACATCCTTTCTTTCTCACTGTTTACGACGGAAAATTACTAAGTGCTTTTCCTTTATTACCAGGTTTGTACAATTCAATCGTTTATTTTTCCTTAAAATTGATCGGAGTAGAGATACGTACTCCTGATACGATCAATCTATCCAGCTCTGGCCCTAAAATGCACGCTATCGAAGATTTTATTTATCTAGAAAAGTTTTCTTCCTCTTTTCTTTTTGTGATCACTTCTATTTTACTTTTTAAAGCGATTTCCAAAACAGCCTCAGCGAGAACCTCACTTCTGATCACTCTACTTTATTCTTTTGGAACAACACATTTCTCGAATACTTCCCAAACTTTATGGCAACATGGATTCGTAGAATTCTTAACCGTCGCAAGCATCTTTCTTTTTCTCTCTAAAGATATTTTCGCCCCTGCTAAAACTTTTCTTCTTGGGATGATATTAGGATCTTTCTTTTTTGTAAGACCTCCTTCCATCATAATCGCAGGCCTTTTCGGTCCGGTATTTTTTTGGAGACTTCGTCATCTCTACATAAAAGAGAAGATTAAACTTCTTATTATCTCCGCTACAGGTATACTCATACCACTTTGCTCCCTAGGACTTCTGAATTATTTGGAATATGGGCATATAATGGGTGGATATTATCTCATGGAGAAATCTTTTGCACTATCCGGAATGCCCAACAGATTCATAGGAGATCTATGGGAAGGAGTCGGTGGACTATTGATCAGCCCCGGATTCGGTTTATTCGTATTCTCTCCTATCGTGTTACTATCCTTTTTAGGATTTTTTCTAATCAGAAAAAAAATCGGATTTTTGATACTACCTACTATACTCTCTACCCTTGTCTACCTATACATCTATGGAAAACATTTCATATGGTGGGGAGGGGTCTCTTATGCTACTAGATTCCTAAGCGATCTTATGCCTTTTTTTGCAGTCCTACTTCTGCCAGCAGTAACTATTTCTTATAAAAGGACTCTATTAAAAGTTCTACTTATATTATTCTCTATAATTTCCATTTGGGCACATACATCCGCAATGTATTCGGATGCTCCTTTTATAGAATGGCAAGCCTGCAAAAGATTGCCAATCCGCGAAAAAGCCTGGAGATGGGAAAGAGTCCCATATACAATGCCTTTCAAGTCTTATTATCCATATATAACAGGAAAACTTGATATAGAAATGATCCATGAATGCCAACTAGGAGCAGCCGCAGGATCGATAGAAAATAGGACAGCTTTCAAATTTAATAATAATTCGGTTCTATTAGGTACCGAAAAGATTGTACCGGATATAAATACATATTTCAGATCAGGGCATTATTGTGCTAAAATCTTTTCTGAAACCGAGAACGGCCAAAACTTTTCAGGTGAGACTCTTCAGATCTTAATTACTCAAAAAGATAAGATATTCCTGAGCCAAAGTTTGGACCCTGAATTTTTCAAAAATAATAAATCCGAAATTGAATTCGATATCACAAAATCGGGCAAAACTAAAATTTCAATTCTCAAAAAAGGGGAAAAACCCGTCATATTCGCAGGCCTGACTCTTATAAAAGGGAATTGCGAGTAA